Proteins encoded in a region of the Coffea eugenioides isolate CCC68of chromosome 4, Ceug_1.0, whole genome shotgun sequence genome:
- the LOC113768673 gene encoding light-induced protein, chloroplastic-like — translation MSSITSFNQFSYTIKSKTFQHPQFGTKVSNSAVNFTDFGLKKPLQSSISIKESSKKRPGFVVLVAAGDDYGPEEEAAGVAVAEEEPPKEPTEIDILKKRLVDSFYGTDRGLSASSETRAEVVELITQLEAKNPTPAPTEALTLLNGKWILAYTSFIGLFPLLSRGTLPLVKVEEISQTIDSEAFTVENVVQFAGPLATTSITTNAKFEVRSPKRVQIKFEEGVIGTPQLTDSIELPESVELLGQKIDLNPVKGLLTSVQDTASSVAKSISSRPPLKFSLSNRNAESWLLTTYLDDELRISRGDGGSIFVLIKEGSPLLKP, via the exons ATGTCTTCCATCACTTCTTTCAATCAATTCTCATACACAATAAAGTCTAAAACCTTTCAACATCCTCAATTCGGCACTAAAGTTTCAAATTCTGCCGTGAATTTCACCGATTTCGGACTGAAAAAGCCGCTCCAAAGTTCTATTTCAATCAAAGAATCGTCAAAGAAAAGGCCTGGGTTTGTAGTCCTGGTGGCTGCAGGCGATGATTATGGCCCAGAGGAGGAAGCAGCCGGGGTTGCGGTGGCGGAGGAGGAGCCGCCAAAGGAGCCGACGGAGATTGATATCTTGAAGAAACGGTTGGTGGACTCCTTTTATGGAACCGATAGAGGATTGAGTGCCAGCAGCGAGACGAGGGCGGAGGTGGTGGAGCTGATCACCCAGCTGGAGGCTAAAAACCCAACTCCGGCTCCAACTGAGGCGCTGACTCTGCTCAATGGCAAATGGATTCTTGC GTACACGTCTTTTATTGGATTGTTTCCTTTGTTGTCGAGAGGCACACTGCCCTTGGTGAAGGTGGAGGAGATATCACAGACCATTGACTCAGAGGCTTTCACTGTTGAGAATGTCGTCCAGTTTGCTGGGCCATTGGCTACGACTTCCATTACTACAAATGCCAAATTTGAAGTCCGCAGTCCCAAGCGCGTGCAG ATAAAGTTTGAAGAAGGTGTCATTGGAACTCCCCAGTTGACAGACTCCATTGAGCTGCCAGAAAGTGTGGAGCTTCTGGGACAAAAGATCGATCTTAACCCCGTTAAGGGCTTGCTTACTTCTGTCCAGGACACAGCATCCTCAGTCGCAAAGTCCATTTCTAGCCGACCACCACTGAAATTCTCTCTTTCTAATAGGAATGCCGAGTCGTGGCTTCTCACCACATACCTGGATGATGAGCTTCGGATTTCAAGGGGAGATGGAGGCAGTATTTTTGTGCTTATCAAGGAAGGCAGCCCTCTTCTGAAACCTTAG